AGTATCTTGATTTTATGATGGTAACAAGCCCACGGCTGGGCACACCCATGGTCACTCAGCTgggttcacagaatcatagaattctctgggctggaagggacctttcagatcatcaagtccaaccatcaacctcacactgactAAACCACCGCTGACCCAcgttcctcagcaccacgtctgcccggcttttgaatacctccagggatggggactccaccactgccctgggcagcctgttccaatgctcaacAACCCTTTCggtaatgaaattattcccaatatccatcctaaacctcccctggtgcaacttaaggcagtttcctcttgtcccatggcctgttccttgggagaagagactgaccccccctggctacacccttctttcagggaactgtagagagcgagaaggtctcccctcagcctccttctctccaggctgaacaccctgctCCTCATGAttcttgttctccagacccctcaccagctccgttgcccttctctggacacgctccagcccctcagtgtctttcttgtcatgaggtGCCCAgagcactccaggtggggcctcaccggtgcccaatccagggggacaatcacttctctattcctgctggccacgctattccccatgcaggccaggatgctggtggccttcttggccacctgggcacacttccggctcacattcagccggCCGTGGgcgaacacccccagctccttttccacctgcagctccagccactccgTCCGCAGCGCCCATGGCCTTGTGACCCAAGTgcgctcccctccccgcccgccaGGGGGCGGGCCCGCGCATGCGCACAGCGGCCGCCTGCACCGGTAGCGGCGGCCGGACTTCCGTCGGCGCTGGCGGCGACggaggggccgggcggcggcgggcgcgcccGGGCGGGGCTGTGCCTGCTGTGCGGGCTGCCGGCGGCCGGCAAGTCCACCCTGGGCCGCGCCCTGCGCCGCCGCCTTCCGCGGCGCCCGGGCTGGGCCTGCGCCCTCCTCAGCTACGACGAGCTCATCCCGCCGGAGGCTTTCGGGCCCAGCGAGCCGGGGGCGGGACCGGACGGGCCGTCCCCATTGGTCAGTGCGGCGCGCTCTCTTGCTCTCATTGGCCAGCCGGCGCGCGTCGCGTTGCATCGTCACTGCCGGCGCGGCCGGTGTTGCTAGGCAACGCCCTGACGCGGGGCCTGGCCGCCATGATGGCACCGGCgtcgcggcggggcccggggagggcggcggggcgggcgggcgcgggtcTTCACCCCTCCGTGCCTCCCTCCGCAGCTGCCGCGCTGGAAGCGGAGTCGGCGGGAGCTGCTGCAGTGCCTGGAGCGGTTCCTGCGGGCGCTGGTCACCGGGGAGCCGCTgtccgcgccccccgccgccgggcggcCGGGCTGGGAGCGGTTCCTGGCCTGCTGCCGCGGGCAGGGGCTGCTCGCCACGGAAGAACGTCACGGCCCTCCCGGGACACCCGCAGCCGCGGCCGGGCCGCTCTACCTGATCTTGGATGACAATTTTTATTACCAGAGCATGAGATACGAGCTGTACCAGCTGGCTCGCAAATGTAATTGCTCTTTGTTCCTACGCAGAAAAACGTTTTCAGCTTTGTCAGAAATTCAGTGCACTTTACCTGCctttttttaaagggcttttGCAGAACTTTTGTTACTTTTAATGGCTACATTCCTGCAGTACAGCAAGCATCATCTTAgctttattactttattattgGAGATAGCTAAGTCGCTTAAAGCCTTTCTTATGCCCGTTGATCTCAAAAATTACCACTTGAACAGCCTTGAAGTTAAAACGGTTTGTATTCTTTCccggtttgtattttttttcaggctcAGAGCTAGTGTAGAAGTTACTCATTCATGTAAAGCCTTTCTCGTGCATGTTGTTCTCAGAAATTTTTACTTGAAGGATTTAAAAGtgtatgttgtggtttaaccccagccaacagcCAAGACTCTGCAGTTCTCCCCGTTCCCCTAGatgggcagagagaaggggaaaggggggggaaaaacacatgggttgagataaaaacagtttcatagaacaataatgaaaaaggaaaataaaagtaatactaatggtaaaagaatatataagGCACAAGTCACTCCCACCacccagcccatcctgagcaggGATTGCCAGTTCCTGCCCTGCGGCCAACCCCATTTATCTACTGAGCGTGATGTCTACgctatggaatattcctttggccgtCCCATTGTTCcgtctgtgctccttctcagcttctacgggaagctgaaaaaagtccttgacaaGTATAAACATCATCTAGCAAGAACTAAACCAATATCCATTATAGACATTCCGTTCGCAGCAATCACTAcagctctgtcccagctgaaatcaggacatCTGTTTATGTTCTTTTAGATTCCTTGAGCTTCTGCCAGTTATTTTTAGACTGTCCGCTTGAATGCTGCTTGCAGAGAAATCGTCTAAGAAGTCATCCGGTACCGGACCAGACAATAtgtttaatggcaaaaaaaatagaaatgccagATCTCAAGAAAAACGCTTGGGAACGGAACAGCCTCGTTCTGAAGAGTTTTGATTGCACTTTAGAGGATGAGTATGTCACTGGATTGATGGTAGGGCTTTCAGTAAGTTGCGTTTTCAGAAACAGGCGggtagaaaagctttttttattgtgTCTAAACAGTATGTAAAAAATACTCCGTATGGTGGTTTTTGGGAGCCAGTCAGTTACacaccacaggcagcagctgctgggagctcACAGCCATCATTCTTCGCGGAGTTAACCTCAAAACTCACTGCACCTCTAAACTGTTGTTGAAAATCCATGTAAATTAAGACATTAAGACTGGAAAGAATTGGCTGTAGTTTTAGTTACAAACGGTTTTCATCTAAGTTGCTGTAGTAAGGTTATTTCATTGATAGCCTCATAAATTTAACTGAAAacttggtggttggttttttttttcccgggaTGAGGTGTCAGTACAGGTGTCATTATACCTGTCAGTACAGGTGTCATTACACAATGAAAGAACAGTCTTCAGGGAGAGTGTTTGATTAGCGTGGTTTACTCTCTCGTTTGTTCCCTTAGCGAGCGGATAATCAGTTTGCTGGCCACGGCTTTGGAAAATCCAGTGAAGCAAAACGAGGAAAACCCTGAGCAAAAGGTAGCGCTGCTTCTCTTCACAGTCCCGGCCCCTCCAGCTGGTGGTGAATGAGTGAGCGAGTTATTCCCGAGTTGGATTCGCAACACCGTGACGACAGGAACTGAGAAATCCCCGTTGCGTCTCTTGATTGCAAAAGCATACACCGAAAAGTTAATCCTATTGGAAATGGGTCTTATTGAGGCCTTATTAAGTTAAACCACTGAACTACCTTTATGAACACTGTTACATGTTctacagcagtaaaaaaaaaaaaaatatatatacttttttaaatattttggcatGTATTCTTTCTGTTGCTCTCCCGTGGCAGGAGGCGGATCGAGCCATCTGTGCGGCGAGTATGGTCCATCAGGCTGATGGGATGTGCAGACGCATCGTGTCTCAGGCCATGAAGGACGCCAAAGGTACGCGCAGCGTGTTCGAGGCGCCGCCTGGCAACCTCAGGCTGAAGCCATAAAACTCGGGGTAAATCAAGGAATCCCAACTGTGGAACTGCCTTCAGGAGTCTGGTCTGTAAATTTTGTCTTTAAACATGAAGTGAAAAgttcagttttaattttctttcagataAAAACGTACCCCCGAGTGAGATGAAGAGCCTGGCAGAAGAACTCAACAAACTCAAAGCAGAATTTTTGGAAGACTTGCGGCGAGGAAATAATTGGAAAAACCAAATTTGCAGAGAAAATCGATATTCTGACCCTGCTGCAAGTGTAACTTCTTCATTCCAACAGGAGGCAACCGATGTggttaataaatatattttaaaataacgaCACAGAGAatattggtggttttttttttagagtccAGAGTGTTTAAAACACAATACTCCTTCAGTGGAACAgctgaaaacagctgaaaacacagcTTCCTTCTCTGGAGGCTTGTGCCACCTCTAACTCCTCTGCCGAATTATGGAGGAGAAATAGAGCCTGGCGTACTGTGTTTGACTTTGAAGATCAAGCCAACAACAAACCATCCGTAGATTTTAAATTTCCAGGAAAAGTCAGCCTGGGAAGAACACCTGGAAGTCATCCCGTCCTGTTTCCTGCTTACAGCGGGACCAACTTCAAGCTGGGTCAGCTTTCTCAGAGCCTCCCCCGGTTTGAAGAGCACCTTGGGTGGTGACCTCTCTGCTCTGTCCAAGGGGCAGCTGGGCGTTTCCAGAGAACACCTGCCTGGGAAGGCACCAAACCACCAAGTGAGATGGAGTTTTGCCTTTCCAGCAGGAAGCGAGTTGACAATGAACTACAGCATCCAAAGCCAGGACGTCAGCACCTGCCTTTAATCCACGTCCCGCTTCAGTTTCTTAAGTCCCTTTTTTAGATCAGGCTCTTGGCTCCTCTGCTGGTTTCCATGACAGAAACtttgcaaagaagaagaaatttgaGATGCAGTTAAATTAAGGCTCTTGAGAGCTGCACGAACATCCACACACACGTAGGATTAACTCCAGCGACCGAAGGAACTTAACGCTTGGTGCTGCCTTCGAAGTTGCCAACAACATACACACAAGTTCCATATGGGGCAACAACCACCTTACCAGGATCAGAACTCAGACATGGAGAAGGAAACAGGAGTACGAGGAACAACAGAATTTGGAAAATGACCAAAAAGACAAGATTAACAGTGGAAAGGAGTCACAGCGTGTCCCGATTCAGCTCTAAAATTAAGCATTTTCAACTTAAGCAGAGTGATAGATAAATACCCTCTCCCGTGCTTACCTTCCACACCTTACCTAGGCCACCGCATCGCCCGTGGAAGcacaagcaattaaaaattaacatgagGCTTAATTAGAAAGTGTTATTTTATTCGTATCTTACAAAAGCAAAGCTTCACAACATGACCTACACTAGATATAGTTATTTCAGAATTAACCTTGTCATCTGAAAACATTCACTAcacaataaaatttattttacaactacgggtttcttttttttttttttttttcctcctttttgttgcATACAAAATATGCTCTTCACACGGAAATACGTATTATTAACAAAGCGGGTACTTCGAAGCAGAGACACAAAGACTGCGCAATGAAAAAACGCTTCAGCAGGGACTAGATTTCCTGCAGCAGAACATCCATTTGCTGTAGATTTTCAAAGAAGCTTAAAATCAATAGAAAACTTGCCAGTGAAGATTTCTAAATTACATTCCCTTcgtcaaaaagaaacaaacaaaaaaacaacaaaaaacaacaccccccccccccccaaacattcTAGAACAAACCAAATGGCAACGGTTCATTTTGCCAGGAAACACTCTTGGAATGTGTTTTCCAGCCCGGagttttctgttaaaatgccAATCAATATTTTACGTCAAAAATCTTCTTCATCTAAACATTGCATCTGTGAAAAGAAACAACTATTACTCCCTATTCTCTGCTTCCCGGTTGATTTAAGTATTAACAGAGATAACCGACCGAGATCTTCGGTCTGATATTTGCATGTTCATTGGAATATTCTGTCCCGAAATAATAAGCTTGGGTTAAAAGGACTATAAATAGTGCACATTAAAAATGTCAACATATCTAGAAAATAATCTattacaataaaaacaaacaaacaaacaaaaaaaaaccccaaaggtaaTGGTTTGCAGCTACAGACCTTGAACAGAGTCAAGCTATGGAAACATTTCAGCTCATTCCCAAACTTCCCTGTCGATACAAGTTAAAACACTAATCACCACCTTATAATATAAGGAtgtgagggtgggtttttttttttttatttaaaaaaccaaccaaaaacccaaacccaagtgAGTGCAGTGAAGCACGTGGAGAACTCAATATGAGAAGTCCCACTAACCAAGGACTCGATCCTGCAATTCCTGATGAGTATCCCTTGTCGACGCGGAGTAAGGCCTGTCCCTGCAAGGGAATCCTCGGGATCAGACTCCAAAACGGTTTTCCAGTACTATTCCTGGTCTTTAAATTATAGTAAATATTATGTACaacattaggaaaaaactaaTATGAAAATAACACCTTCCAAACCTACCCAGTAGACAGAAGGAAACAGATATCATCAGGGTTCTGTTTGGCACAACCAAACAGACGGTTTTAGGTTGAAAAATGCAGAATTCTAGTCCAGAGGGGGTCCCTCCGTGTGGGAGCGGGACGTGGGCAGGGACCCACcccccagctctggctgcagaaCGGAGGGATGCACCCCAAAACCTGCTGCCGCCTAAACCCCCCCCTCCTCGAACAGGGGCTTGCACACGGAAAGGAGGGAAACCAGCTTTATCGCTGCTCAACAGCTCCTCGATGCTCACCGTGGTTTTATTTTCCCTGGGTACCCCGAAGCAGAAACGATATCAAGTCAGCAGGATTAAATACTTCTAAACAACAACTTGCAAGGTTCgggattagattttttttttttcccccatactgAGTTCTATTATTAAGAACACGGGTTCCCCCGCAAGAGAGGATCCCCTCCAAAATAAAGGCCGCTTTTGATAAGATCACACAGGCTTCCTCTCGCTCCCAGCCGCCTCTAGTGACCGAACTGTTCTCCCACCTAAAATTTCCTCCAGGAGCATCACGGTTCAGAAATCATTCTCCTAAATTGCCAAATGATGAGCCGACACAGAGAGACAAGCCCGTAACATTTACAGGCGCTGCCAAAGGAAGTCCCGATGGACCAGGAACCGTGTGAATGGAACGGACGGATGAAACCTCAAACCTTTGTGTGCTGGAGTCACCTCCCTGCTGAGAGCAGGGGCAGAAGGGCTGGAGCCACAAACCGAGAAGAGCAGTTTGCATCATCCATCAAAAGGCAAGGAAAACCACTTCTAAGAATCACTAACTGTAATGGTCCTTAACGGCAACGTTTGTAGTTCTAACACTGTATTTGAGCCAAATTCAGATTTTCGAACGTGTCAACGTGCAATCATTCCTACGTTACTCTTCAACTGGAAGCGTCACGTTACAAAACCTGTACAGGAGCAGAAACGTCCAGCTAGATTCCAGTTCAGCCAGCTTTCAGTCCTTAAAATACAGGACTCTGTACGTTTATGCAATACAGAGTTGCTGTTTtgcttataaaataaattttaaaagtattaagCAACAAAGGGATATTTTGGAATTACAATGAGCCTCATTATGGAAAACAGACATTACATTCTGCTTTATAAATCCAGATAAACGGATTTTGACAAGGCCTGAAACCAAAAGCATTTTTAGGAGCGACAGTGTGTTATCATTCATCTTCATCACATAGAAAACGAAACTTCAAAGGCATATTTTTGACCCCTTTCCTACAACGTGCAGCCAAGAGAATCCAGTCCCTTCAACTGGTTACTTCAGCACAGAAAACTCAACAGTAGGTATGTCAGGGAGAGAGAAACATACTCTGTTCCCAAATTTCTCATTCATTAAAGTCAAAATTACTTCCAAGACTAAAATTCTCAGAAGGGTTGTTTTTCCTGTGTCGATCTTACACTGAAGTCATTGTAAGTTTTTCCATCGGCTTCAGGAAGCTTTGGCTCCCACAACGATGTATATTTGAATAAGCCAAACATTAGCTATTCAGATTCCAACCTCTGACTTGCAGAACGTTAATAAAATCTTCCTGCTTTTAACAAAAATGTATCTGCTGCCATATTTTGCTGACAATAGAAAGGAATACGTAAGGGAAGTTTTAATCTGTCTCAAGTAAGACAAACTAAGGGAAAAGTGCATGTCTAAATAGGGGAAAAGTAACAGTTCTTCACTTTTGGAAACATTACAAGTTCCTGTGTAGCATATTAAGAGCTTTAATTAATTTTGCTAGGATGTTTAATTTAGATTTCTATTAAAGTGCCTGTCCGTTAGCCTAGGTGCTTCCAAAATAAGAtgtacagtgtaaaaaaaaaaaaaaaaaacacaaccccaaacGTGTGCAAGGGACTTCGTGTACATCTTGAGTTACCGTTTGCCACCTGCAATTATTAATCACACTGACTTCCAACGCAGCCAGCACGCCTTTGCCCGCCTCTCACACCGACAGCTCAGAAAAGCCAGAAGCCCTTCCCTTAGTTTCTAGCACACTGAAAGGACAACAAACCCAAGGGGAAGGATGAGACAAAACGAGTTCCAAGTTTACAATAAAGCAGATTGTACGACTTTCAAACATACAGGCAACCTGTCAGCTGCAGCTTGGCCCGAGATAAAACTGAACAAACGCTTTTTAATTTGTAAACTTCTTGTTCGTTTCTACTAGAACTTCTATCAGCAAGACAGAAGGCTAATTGTGcaaatttaaaatatctgtacAAATTAGTTTAAGGCAGTTAAAAATCTCACGGAATATATATTAGTTCTACAAGCTCTTTATGACTGTTTAAaaatttcctccttttaaaaaagaatgacATGTACATTTTGGTAAGTGTAGTTTAAAATAAGGTGtcgtatttaatttttttttcatataactaGTGAGTGACGAGcttttaactcttccttttttcctaccAGAGTTTCATTCACAATAACCCATTATCTTCTAGTTCTGTGACgagtttaaaaataacagttaaATTAGTGTTTGAGCTCTAGCATGAAGAGTTTAGACTATACTAAGCAAAAACTTATTAACCTTCACCAGATTAAAGCAAGTTTTACATCAAATTGGATTCCCATGTGAAAGTTGCTTCTGTTTGTTTATCCAGTTTGGAGTAATTAAGTTTTTAAGGATGTCTCCAAAGTAAGCAGATGTGTCACTGCACCAACCTTTTCTATTTTCTGGTTAACGTATTTTGTCGTGCCTAGTAAACAGCCTGATAATTGCATCCTATCTTTCAGGACACACTCTCCGCTTCTACAGCTGTAGAACATTTATTGGGATTAAGTGCAAGCAACTTAAATTTAGCAACCAAAGCACGTAAACGCATTCCAATTCTTAAAGCACTCcctcagtttgtttgtttttttgaaaggCTACATGTAAAATAACAACCACATCTTACACAAAATTTCCCTGGCAAGTTTTACGACAACATAGAAAGAAATTTGCCTCCTTTGTCGAACTGATTAATGGTGAATATTCCTTACAGGAACGTGCAAGCTTTCCTTCAGCAAGTATGAAAAATATACCCTAATATGTTAAAAAACTAAATGAAAGCGTGTTTTCTCAGTCAATGTTGACTATGTTGGCCCCTTGCAAAATGGCAAGCAAAGTCATACTTATTTTTACACTTACACCCACATATGTTGCACTGAAAAGGATTTTCAAATCCATGACATCCCATATGAATAGTATAAAGAATGTTGTCCGCAAAGTACATGTCACAGTGTTGGCAGTGATGCAGAAGCTGAGGGTCCTGAACCGGAAGGGTGGGAGCTGGAGTACTTGGTTGACTGTTGCTTATACTGGGAGTACTGGTGTGGGCACTGCGATCGCTGCTGGGACCTGCCACGGGGCTATAGTTCCTTTGATTGTGTGTAGGCCGAGGATCTGGGCTGGTCGGAGATGAGCTTTGAGGAATatttgctgacacagcagaaactCCCGAAggtgctgcaggctgctggatCATGAAAGGCTTTTCATCTTGACAGGAAACAACGTCAGGAGAGGCTGGATTTTGGTTTTCGGGTGGCAAGCTGGATAACTGTCCGGCTAATGTAGAGAGCT
The window above is part of the Numenius arquata chromosome 15, bNumArq3.hap1.1, whole genome shotgun sequence genome. Proteins encoded here:
- the PSTK gene encoding L-seryl-tRNA(Sec) kinase, whose product is MYCRGRARACAQRPPAPVAAAGLPSALAATEGPGGGGRARAGLCLLCGLPAAGKSTLGRALRRRLPRRPGWACALLSYDELIPPEAFGPSEPGAGPDGPSPLLPRWKRSRRELLQCLERFLRALVTGEPLSAPPAAGRPGWERFLACCRGQGLLATEERHGPPGTPAAAAGPLYLILDDNFYYQSMRYELYQLARKYSLSFCQLFLDCPLECCLQRNRLRSHPVPDQTICLMAKKIEMPDLKKNAWERNSLVLKSFDCTLEDDERIISLLATALENPVKQNEENPEQKEADRAICAASMVHQADGMCRRIVSQAMKDAKDKNVPPSEMKSLAEELNKLKAEFLEDLRRGNNWKNQICRENRYSDPAASVTSSFQQEATDVVNKYILK